In Paenibacillus sp. J23TS9, a single genomic region encodes these proteins:
- a CDS encoding stalk domain-containing protein, which translates to MKKWLCLMISVAALSLGTGSLIDAAPASSTEPKGDVAKMYRVKHEMKFDLQGKDATLDGKAITADKPILKGGRVYVPLRTLRQSGAADSVTWDAAKRQVQVVIHPELQPAFTKLTFQIGSEDAYLPDGSKIGEKIPTPFLASGKAYVPVRALSWLGMAVSTVKDTVSLDWSDKVIEVLKTEWETDQTSATFTMLYQKDMYIPQYMYSLGSGGWAGETGKVTEKDISLDGRVYNRMQFTVNLRPGPNPVMLTAVSAGSKVVTVKRKVTNITSLPVTITEEGEDNITFTNPIHGYIQIRPEQKIDVSGDILQHNDLFDKLTVSIERYQPSSKDSYQVYEVENSFKLPIKDQKFAGSFTLSQKGSYLIRVISPAYIPFLENGPSMTQWAEFAVEVE; encoded by the coding sequence ATGAAAAAATGGTTATGTCTGATGATATCCGTAGCCGCCCTGAGCCTTGGAACGGGTTCACTTATAGATGCCGCTCCCGCGTCCTCAACGGAGCCGAAGGGCGATGTAGCGAAAATGTACAGAGTTAAGCATGAAATGAAATTTGATCTTCAAGGGAAAGACGCAACGCTTGACGGTAAGGCCATTACGGCGGACAAGCCCATACTGAAAGGGGGGCGTGTATATGTTCCTCTCCGTACCCTGCGGCAGTCTGGTGCAGCGGACAGCGTTACCTGGGATGCAGCGAAACGGCAGGTGCAAGTCGTGATCCATCCGGAACTACAACCCGCGTTTACTAAACTGACCTTCCAAATCGGTTCGGAGGATGCGTACCTTCCGGATGGAAGCAAGATTGGCGAGAAGATCCCTACCCCGTTTCTTGCTTCGGGAAAGGCATATGTGCCTGTTCGGGCGTTATCCTGGCTTGGAATGGCTGTATCCACCGTCAAGGACACGGTGAGCTTGGACTGGAGCGATAAAGTCATAGAGGTATTGAAGACGGAATGGGAGACTGATCAAACCAGCGCCACGTTTACCATGTTGTATCAGAAGGATATGTATATTCCACAGTACATGTATTCATTAGGAAGCGGCGGCTGGGCTGGTGAAACAGGCAAGGTCACTGAAAAGGATATATCATTGGATGGAAGGGTGTATAACCGTATGCAATTCACAGTGAATTTACGACCCGGACCCAATCCGGTGATGCTCACAGCCGTGTCGGCTGGCAGCAAGGTAGTCACTGTGAAAAGAAAGGTAACAAATATTACCTCGCTACCGGTCACCATAACGGAAGAGGGGGAAGATAACATTACTTTCACCAACCCTATCCATGGCTATATCCAGATAAGGCCTGAACAAAAGATTGATGTGTCGGGGGATATTCTGCAGCATAATGACCTGTTTGATAAGCTGACCGTCAGCATTGAAAGGTATCAACCGTCAAGCAAGGACAGCTATCAGGTATATGAAGTGGAGAATAGTTTCAAGCTGCCCATTAAGGACCAAAAATTCGCAGGCTCGTTCACATTAAGCCAAAAAGGCAGCTATCTGATCAGAGTAATCAGTCCTGCCTATATTCCTTTCCTCGAAAACGGACCATCAATGACACAATGGGCTGAATTCGCGGTAGAAGTAGAGTAG
- a CDS encoding PepSY1/2 domain-containing protein gives MNQARRTKMTTLLIAFLLIGIIIYGYMKHKELKQELDQLQSEKLNNTRLWFQLQMMNTETLDFDLANVLSSNSAAYRQKYLKAAYESASFMTNMNWYTPTPTILYDFQSNRSGPFWSQTASYLGYLVDDSAETLTEVQRQNVLKMRNFILKTAPALHQINDSVLYGPHVKNEVPSEELSRRITSLTNELDSNPLIGDKEPLFNEYLYHLNPYQPQVQAFKKEVRVHKEELQSKVESFMNVLWKDKRDKQVMSSGGGITPEFGDSLDFLSGNGGNMFYNVQISVAGGHILRIYPTEDGSKKSDNRKITKAEAIKLAQSFVKSWGEAPLVIDNTFAKGTLVDVTFVPQVGGVPYTDANVVVTIDTATGVLQNFDTTGYYLKRDRIVKTNAGIPPETALKQVNAELTVTDRPHLMIRKGKLVYSIPVKGYEQVTNVYVDAQTGKQADIEYKSLDH, from the coding sequence TTGAACCAGGCTCGCAGAACCAAAATGACTACGCTTTTAATTGCATTTCTCTTGATCGGCATTATCATTTATGGCTATATGAAGCATAAAGAATTGAAACAAGAATTGGATCAACTGCAAAGCGAAAAGCTTAATAACACACGTCTGTGGTTTCAGCTGCAAATGATGAATACTGAAACGCTAGATTTTGATCTGGCAAACGTTCTATCTTCGAACTCTGCAGCATATCGCCAAAAATACTTGAAAGCTGCCTATGAATCGGCTTCTTTTATGACGAATATGAACTGGTATACTCCAACCCCGACGATTCTATATGACTTTCAGTCTAATCGTTCTGGGCCATTTTGGAGCCAAACAGCAAGTTATTTAGGTTACTTAGTAGATGACAGTGCAGAAACACTAACGGAGGTTCAGCGGCAAAACGTATTAAAGATGCGAAACTTCATCCTCAAAACAGCTCCTGCGTTGCATCAAATAAACGATAGCGTGTTGTATGGTCCTCATGTTAAGAATGAAGTTCCTTCGGAAGAACTGAGTCGACGAATAACCTCTTTAACCAATGAGCTCGATTCCAACCCCTTAATCGGTGATAAGGAACCGTTGTTCAATGAGTACCTTTACCATTTGAATCCGTATCAACCTCAGGTTCAAGCGTTTAAGAAGGAAGTACGAGTGCATAAGGAAGAATTGCAGTCGAAAGTGGAATCTTTCATGAATGTCCTCTGGAAAGACAAGCGTGATAAACAAGTCATGTCGAGTGGTGGAGGCATAACACCTGAGTTTGGGGATAGCCTTGATTTTTTGTCCGGAAATGGCGGCAACATGTTCTATAATGTTCAAATCAGTGTTGCTGGAGGACATATATTACGGATTTATCCAACTGAAGATGGTTCTAAAAAGTCCGACAATCGAAAAATAACTAAAGCAGAGGCCATTAAATTAGCCCAATCCTTCGTAAAAAGCTGGGGGGAGGCTCCTCTGGTTATCGACAATACATTCGCAAAGGGTACCTTAGTGGATGTAACATTTGTTCCTCAGGTTGGAGGAGTTCCTTATACTGACGCAAATGTTGTAGTTACGATCGATACAGCCACAGGAGTTCTGCAAAATTTCGATACGACAGGTTATTATCTGAAAAGAGATCGAATCGTCAAAACGAACGCAGGCATTCCACCTGAGACTGCGCTGAAACAAGTAAATGCTGAATTAACAGTTACAGATCGCCCTCATCTGATGATACGTAAAGGGAAACTGGTTTACTCCATCCCCGTAAAAGGCTATGAACAGGTTACAAATGTCTATGTGGACGCCCAAACCGGGAAACAAGCAGATATTGAGTATAAGAGCCTTGATCATTAA